The following proteins are co-located in the Bacteroidales bacterium genome:
- a CDS encoding bifunctional (p)ppGpp synthetase/guanosine-3',5'-bis(diphosphate) 3'-pyrophosphohydrolase codes for MGADTNRINSAYRALIQASKSTVSTDDVSKIQRAFEIAVEACGDKVTITGEPEILHALSVARIIADEMGLGLTSIVTALLHDSFNNLSISQQELEKEFGKKTVEILTGFSRITSIDSMQSSYQAENFRKLLLSLADDVRVILIKLVERLEYMRNLDMALEKERVPMASDTYFLYAPLAHRLGFYNIKSEMEDLAVKYLEPERYTEVAEKLKLTNASRNKLIRDFSYPLKEKLEKAGLKFTIKSRTKSIHSIMLKMKKQGVDFEEVYDLFAVRIIIESADENEKSDCWRAYSIVADLYQPNPSRLRDWISVPKSNGYESLHTTVVGPRGKWVEVQIRSFRMDEIAEKGLAAHFKYKGIRGEGGLDSWLTKMREILESSEKEDNTFMDQIRSGLYTDEVFVFTPKGDLRQLPAGATVLDFAFDIHTDVGASCVGAKVNGKNVTIKHVLQNGDHVSIIRSKNQYPKQDWLSFVITNKAKIKIKQVLNEEKTKAAAEGKEILMRRLKNWKMAYGDILISKLLNSYNLKTAQDLYYLIAKEKIELLHIKEVLSRDETIESPIPASLIPEREYKEPVDTQYSEYLIIEDRVEGLDYKLSKCCNPVVGDSVFGFVTILDGIKIHRKNCPNAANMIDRYPYRVIAARWSKSKNSQVNTSDQV; via the coding sequence ATGGGTGCTGATACAAACAGGATCAATAGCGCATACAGGGCATTAATTCAGGCTTCAAAGAGCACTGTCTCTACTGATGATGTTTCAAAGATTCAGAGGGCTTTTGAAATAGCAGTGGAAGCCTGTGGTGATAAAGTGACCATTACAGGCGAGCCTGAAATACTGCACGCACTCTCTGTTGCAAGAATTATTGCCGATGAAATGGGGCTTGGACTTACATCTATTGTAACTGCGTTGCTTCACGATTCATTCAATAATCTGAGTATTAGTCAGCAGGAGCTTGAAAAGGAATTTGGCAAAAAAACAGTAGAAATTCTTACCGGATTTTCACGAATCACAAGTATCGACTCTATGCAGTCTTCATACCAGGCAGAAAACTTTCGCAAACTTCTGCTTAGTCTGGCTGATGACGTGAGGGTCATTCTCATCAAGCTTGTAGAACGACTTGAATATATGAGGAACCTCGATATGGCTCTTGAAAAGGAGAGGGTTCCCATGGCTTCTGATACCTATTTTCTTTATGCTCCACTGGCTCACAGACTTGGTTTTTACAATATTAAGTCAGAAATGGAGGACCTTGCTGTAAAATACCTTGAGCCTGAGAGATATACTGAAGTTGCCGAAAAGCTTAAACTGACTAATGCGTCAAGAAATAAGCTTATCCGCGACTTTTCCTACCCTTTAAAGGAAAAGCTTGAAAAGGCCGGCTTGAAATTCACTATAAAAAGCCGGACCAAATCGATACACTCCATAATGCTGAAAATGAAGAAACAGGGAGTGGATTTTGAGGAAGTATACGATCTGTTTGCTGTGAGGATAATTATTGAAAGTGCTGATGAAAATGAGAAATCAGATTGCTGGAGGGCCTATTCAATAGTAGCCGACCTGTATCAACCGAATCCAAGCAGGCTCCGCGACTGGATCTCTGTACCGAAATCGAACGGATATGAATCACTTCATACTACGGTTGTAGGACCGAGGGGTAAGTGGGTAGAGGTGCAGATCAGATCGTTCAGGATGGATGAAATAGCGGAGAAAGGACTTGCTGCACACTTTAAATACAAAGGAATAAGAGGTGAAGGCGGACTCGATTCATGGCTCACCAAAATGAGAGAGATACTTGAATCTTCTGAAAAAGAGGATAATACATTCATGGATCAGATCCGGTCAGGATTATATACCGATGAAGTTTTTGTCTTTACACCAAAAGGAGATCTGCGACAGCTTCCCGCAGGAGCAACTGTGCTTGATTTTGCTTTCGATATACACACCGATGTTGGAGCATCCTGTGTCGGGGCTAAGGTGAACGGGAAAAATGTAACAATAAAGCATGTATTGCAGAATGGCGACCATGTATCAATAATACGGTCCAAAAACCAGTATCCGAAGCAGGATTGGCTCTCATTTGTTATAACAAATAAGGCCAAAATAAAGATCAAACAGGTTCTGAATGAAGAAAAGACCAAGGCTGCAGCTGAGGGAAAAGAGATACTAATGCGCAGGCTTAAGAACTGGAAAATGGCCTACGGTGATATTTTAATATCAAAACTCCTTAATTCTTATAATCTTAAAACCGCACAGGACCTCTATTATCTAATTGCAAAAGAGAAGATTGAGCTTCTTCACATAAAGGAGGTGTTGTCAAGGGACGAGACAATAGAATCTCCAATACCTGCTTCTCTGATACCAGAGAGAGAATATAAAGAACCTGTTGATACTCAATACTCAGAATATCTTATTATTGAGGACAGGGTAGAGGGATTGGATTATAAACTTTCCAAATGCTGTAATCCTGTTGTTGGTGACAGCGTATTTGGTTTTGTTACAATTCTTGACGGAATAAAAATTCATCGTAAGAATTGCCCGAATGCAGCAAACATGATTGACAGGTACCCTTATCGGGTAATTGCTGCGCGCTGGTCGAAGTCGAAGAATAGCCAGGTCAATACCTCTGATCAGGTCTGA
- a CDS encoding DNA polymerase III subunit alpha, with product MYINCHSYYSLRYGTMSVEQLVQKAIATGNDTIVLTDINNSTAIPEFAGECSKNNVRPIAGIEFRNGNELQYIGIARNNKGLMELNEFLSKLNSDKEQVPFPAPHFSESYVIYSLKKTPDRKLFDNERIGIRRSEINRLITMPVSIDRDMMVLLQPVTFAETDDIFIHKSLRAVDNNILLSHLKPWQCAGEDEFFRSASDNTVTSKDFNWLLINSQKLLNDCSLQFDRDSLKNKKIYSASRYDDKLLLEKLAWDGMIYRYGRDNKEAKKRVQHELAIIDKLGFSAYFLITWDIVRYSMARGFYHVGRGSGANSVVAYCLKITNVDPIDLNLYFERFINPKRSSPPDFDIDYSWKERDEVIDYIFKRYGNKHTALLGTMSTFRGKSIVRELGKVHGLPKEEIDSLIDNPSAETNRNEITNTIFSTGLKIADFPNMRSIHAGGILISEEPITCYTALDMPPKGFPTTQWDMYTAEEIGFEKLDILSQRGIGHIRESAEIVLRNRGIDVDVHAIQKFKTDEKVKEYLRIGQTKGCFYIESPAMRGLLQKLKCDNYTTLVAASSVIRPGVARSGMMKEYIYRFHNPHNFKYIHPVMKEQLEETYGVMVYQEDVLKVCHHFAGLDLADADTLRRAMSGKHRSKQEMQRIVERFFSNCRERGYSEEVTKEVWRQIESFAGYSFSKAHSASYAVESYQSLFLKAHYPLEFMVAVINNFGGFYRTWVYVHEARRFGAKIQLPCVNKSTYKTTIYGTDIYIGFIHIMSLEYKIAQSIEEIRNADGPFEGLNDFVTRVNPGLEQLILLIRAGAFRFTGKKKAVLLWEAHMMINKSNHEETKPLFSSPVRDFSLPDLVQGETEDVYDEIELFGFPVTMSWFDMLITPFRGEVKAMELMNYKGKKVRMVGHLVTIKYIKTVKNDWMNFGCFIDAEGNFFDTVHFSQSLKYYPFKGSGTYLILGKVVEEFGFPSVEVEKMAKLPVRPDQRY from the coding sequence ATGTATATTAACTGTCATTCATACTACAGTCTGAGATACGGCACAATGTCCGTGGAACAGCTTGTGCAGAAAGCTATTGCAACAGGCAATGACACCATTGTACTTACAGATATCAATAACTCGACAGCAATACCCGAATTTGCCGGAGAGTGCAGTAAAAACAATGTAAGGCCCATAGCCGGTATAGAATTCAGAAACGGTAATGAACTGCAGTACATAGGAATAGCCCGTAATAATAAAGGATTAATGGAGCTGAATGAATTTCTTTCAAAGCTCAATTCTGATAAGGAACAGGTGCCATTCCCTGCTCCGCATTTCTCTGAATCGTATGTGATTTATTCTTTAAAAAAGACACCTGACAGGAAACTATTTGATAATGAACGTATTGGCATAAGAAGAAGTGAAATAAACAGGCTCATTACTATGCCTGTATCAATCGACAGGGATATGATGGTCTTGCTTCAGCCAGTAACATTTGCAGAGACAGACGATATATTTATACACAAGAGCCTCAGGGCTGTTGATAATAATATCCTGCTCAGTCATCTGAAACCCTGGCAGTGTGCCGGGGAAGATGAGTTTTTCAGAAGTGCATCAGATAATACCGTGACATCGAAAGACTTCAACTGGCTGTTAATTAATTCACAGAAACTACTTAACGACTGTTCATTACAGTTCGACAGGGATAGCCTTAAGAACAAAAAGATCTATTCGGCCAGCAGATATGATGATAAGCTGCTTCTCGAAAAACTTGCATGGGATGGCATGATCTACAGATACGGCAGGGATAACAAAGAAGCAAAAAAAAGGGTTCAGCACGAACTGGCGATAATAGATAAACTCGGATTTTCAGCCTATTTTCTTATTACCTGGGATATTGTAAGATATTCAATGGCAAGAGGTTTTTATCATGTCGGACGTGGCAGCGGAGCGAACTCCGTAGTTGCTTACTGTCTGAAAATCACTAATGTTGACCCGATCGATCTAAACCTTTACTTTGAGAGGTTCATTAATCCCAAAAGGAGCTCCCCTCCCGACTTTGATATTGATTATTCCTGGAAAGAGAGAGACGAGGTTATCGATTACATTTTTAAAAGATACGGTAACAAACATACTGCACTTCTCGGTACCATGAGCACTTTCAGAGGCAAGTCGATTGTACGTGAGCTTGGAAAGGTACATGGATTGCCAAAGGAAGAGATTGATTCCCTGATAGATAATCCTTCAGCAGAGACAAACAGAAACGAGATCACAAATACCATTTTTTCGACCGGACTGAAGATTGCCGATTTTCCCAATATGAGGAGTATTCATGCAGGCGGGATACTTATATCCGAAGAACCAATAACATGCTACACTGCTCTTGATATGCCGCCTAAAGGTTTCCCGACAACCCAGTGGGATATGTACACAGCCGAAGAGATAGGTTTCGAAAAACTCGATATTCTGAGCCAGAGAGGAATCGGGCATATCAGAGAAAGCGCGGAAATAGTACTGCGTAACCGGGGAATAGATGTGGATGTCCATGCTATTCAGAAATTCAAAACTGATGAAAAAGTAAAGGAGTATCTCAGAATCGGACAGACAAAGGGGTGCTTCTATATTGAAAGTCCTGCCATGCGCGGTCTTCTGCAAAAACTGAAGTGCGACAATTATACAACACTGGTTGCTGCAAGTTCTGTAATCAGACCAGGGGTAGCCCGTTCAGGCATGATGAAGGAATACATTTATCGCTTTCATAATCCACATAATTTCAAATACATACATCCGGTAATGAAAGAACAGCTTGAGGAGACTTACGGGGTCATGGTTTACCAGGAAGATGTATTAAAAGTGTGTCATCATTTTGCCGGACTCGACCTGGCTGACGCTGATACCCTGCGCCGTGCCATGAGCGGAAAACACAGATCAAAGCAGGAGATGCAACGCATTGTCGAAAGATTCTTTTCAAACTGCCGCGAAAGAGGTTACAGCGAGGAGGTTACAAAAGAGGTTTGGAGGCAGATCGAGTCTTTTGCAGGGTATTCATTCTCAAAGGCCCACTCTGCCTCTTATGCCGTTGAGAGCTATCAGAGTCTTTTTCTAAAGGCACATTACCCGCTTGAGTTCATGGTTGCTGTAATTAATAACTTCGGAGGCTTCTACCGGACCTGGGTATACGTGCATGAAGCAAGACGGTTCGGAGCAAAGATCCAATTGCCATGTGTGAATAAAAGTACCTATAAAACAACAATTTACGGGACTGACATCTATATCGGTTTTATTCATATTATGAGCCTCGAGTACAAGATTGCCCAGTCAATTGAGGAGATCCGCAATGCTGATGGTCCATTTGAAGGGCTGAATGATTTTGTTACGAGAGTTAATCCCGGACTTGAACAGCTGATCCTTCTGATAAGGGCAGGTGCGTTCAGGTTTACAGGAAAGAAGAAGGCTGTGCTATTATGGGAAGCGCATATGATGATCAATAAAAGTAACCATGAGGAGACAAAACCGCTCTTCTCCTCTCCTGTCCGTGACTTTTCACTTCCTGATCTTGTTCAGGGAGAAACCGAAGATGTGTATGATGAGATTGAACTGTTCGGATTCCCTGTTACCATGAGCTGGTTTGATATGCTGATAACACCATTCCGGGGAGAGGTAAAAGCTATGGAATTGATGAATTACAAAGGAAAGAAAGTGAGAATGGTTGGGCATCTGGTTACAATAAAATATATCAAGACTGTTAAGAACGACTGGATGAATTTCGGATGCTTCATCGATGCTGAAGGCAACTTCTTTGATACCGTTCACTTCTCACAATCACTAAAATACTATCCGTTTAAAGGAAGCGGAACCTACCTCATTCTCGGTAAAGTTGTTGAAGAATTCGGGTTTCCCTCTGTTGAAGTCGAAAAGATGGCAAAGCTTCCCGTCAGACCTGATCAGAGGTATTGA
- the dinB gene encoding DNA polymerase IV, which translates to MIISGNIDRSVLHLDLDTFFVSVERLKNSRLTGKPVIIGGMSDRGVVSSCSYEARRYGVSSAMPMKMARSMCPDAIIIRGDMELYSNYSNIVTAIIAERAPLYEKASVDEHYIDLTGMDRFYGCYKWSHELRQHIIKETGLPISIGLSVNKTVSKIATGEAKPNGEIEVPKAIVLPFLDPLSIRKIPMIGQNTYQVLRSMGIATIFTLRNIPVEMLEKLMGKNGIEMWKRANGIDSTPVISYSEQKSISTEHTFEKDTTDLVRLNQLLVSMVEKIAFELRKQEKLTSCVTVKIRYSNFDTHTLQKRIPYTSFDHVLADIVKELFGKLYQRRMLIRLIGVRFSHMVRGVQQLDLFDDTPEKVSLYMAMDKLRKRFGRDAVRRASGVMTISEREEKALKQLENALKEQNMMEERLRGYVY; encoded by the coding sequence ATGATTATCTCCGGCAACATAGACAGATCCGTTCTTCACCTCGACCTCGATACATTCTTTGTATCGGTTGAGAGATTAAAGAACAGCCGCCTTACCGGCAAACCGGTTATTATAGGCGGAATGTCGGACCGTGGTGTGGTGTCGAGCTGCAGCTATGAGGCACGCAGATATGGTGTAAGCTCTGCCATGCCTATGAAGATGGCCCGTAGCATGTGTCCCGATGCCATAATAATACGCGGCGACATGGAGCTTTACAGCAACTACTCAAATATTGTGACAGCCATTATTGCAGAGAGGGCGCCATTGTACGAGAAAGCATCAGTAGATGAGCATTATATCGATCTTACCGGCATGGACCGTTTCTACGGATGCTACAAATGGTCGCACGAACTGCGGCAACATATAATTAAGGAGACCGGACTGCCTATTTCAATCGGACTCTCTGTAAACAAGACTGTATCGAAGATTGCAACCGGCGAGGCAAAGCCAAATGGCGAAATTGAGGTACCAAAAGCAATAGTGCTCCCATTCCTCGACCCTTTATCTATAAGGAAGATACCGATGATAGGTCAGAATACTTACCAGGTACTCCGTTCAATGGGAATTGCAACGATTTTTACCCTCAGGAACATCCCCGTTGAGATGCTTGAGAAACTGATGGGAAAAAATGGCATCGAGATGTGGAAGAGAGCCAATGGAATAGACTCCACTCCCGTAATCAGCTATTCCGAGCAGAAATCTATAAGCACAGAACATACTTTCGAAAAAGACACTACCGACCTGGTCAGGCTCAATCAGCTGCTGGTAAGCATGGTTGAAAAGATTGCTTTTGAACTCAGGAAACAGGAGAAGCTGACTTCCTGCGTAACTGTAAAAATAAGATACTCCAACTTTGACACACATACGCTTCAGAAACGCATCCCATACACATCATTCGACCATGTACTGGCAGATATCGTAAAAGAGCTTTTTGGCAAATTATACCAGCGACGCATGCTGATAAGACTCATCGGGGTCAGATTCAGCCACATGGTACGGGGAGTACAGCAACTTGACCTGTTTGACGATACACCGGAGAAGGTGAGCCTGTATATGGCAATGGATAAACTGCGAAAGCGTTTCGGACGGGATGCGGTAAGGAGAGCTTCCGGAGTAATGACCATAAGCGAAAGGGAGGAAAAGGCCCTTAAACAGCTTGAAAACGCTCTCAAAGAGCAGAATATGATGGAGGAACGACTCAGGGGATATGTATATTAA
- a CDS encoding LexA family transcriptional regulator produces MYFGSNIKFLRKRRGRTQDDVAFALNLKRSTLSGYENGVAQPGIEILISFSGYYNIAIDTILKIDISKLSESQLGELERGYDAYVKGSNLRVLTTTVNSANRENIELVPEKAKAGYATGYADPEYIGELPVFTLPFLSEKKKYRTFQLKGDSMLPIPDGSWVTGEYLQDWMGIISGKAYVVFTLDDGIVFKVVENNIRTDGKLILYSLNPIYEPYEVHINEVKEIWKFVNYISSEIPDPVLPEKQMMKAVASMKHDLERIKAKLGNDISDVDEEK; encoded by the coding sequence ATGTATTTCGGATCCAACATAAAATTTTTGAGAAAAAGGAGGGGAAGAACACAGGATGATGTTGCTTTTGCCCTTAACCTTAAACGTTCAACCCTCAGCGGTTACGAGAACGGTGTGGCCCAGCCAGGTATAGAGATATTGATCTCTTTTTCAGGATATTATAACATTGCAATAGATACTATCCTCAAGATTGATATATCAAAATTATCTGAGAGTCAGCTTGGTGAACTTGAAAGAGGATATGACGCTTATGTAAAGGGCAGTAACCTTAGAGTATTGACAACAACTGTCAATTCAGCAAACCGTGAGAATATCGAACTGGTTCCTGAGAAAGCCAAAGCCGGTTATGCAACAGGGTACGCCGATCCTGAATATATCGGTGAACTTCCTGTATTCACACTGCCTTTTCTTTCCGAAAAGAAGAAATACAGAACATTTCAGCTTAAAGGCGATTCAATGCTTCCGATACCTGACGGATCGTGGGTGACAGGGGAGTACCTCCAGGACTGGATGGGAATCATAAGCGGAAAAGCATATGTGGTTTTTACACTCGACGACGGTATAGTATTTAAGGTAGTTGAAAACAATATACGCACCGACGGCAAGCTGATCCTCTATTCACTTAATCCTATTTACGAGCCATATGAAGTACATATAAACGAGGTAAAGGAGATCTGGAAATTTGTCAATTACATAAGCAGTGAGATCCCCGATCCTGTGCTGCCTGAGAAACAGATGATGAAGGCTGTTGCCAGCATGAAGCATGATCTGGAGCGGATAAAGGCTAAACTGGGGAATGATATTTCGGATGTTGATGAAGAAAAATGA
- the typA gene encoding translational GTPase TypA, with product MQLIRNIAIIAHVDHGKTTLVDRIIQECQVLDQRKEQGDLILDSNDLERERGITILSKNVSANYKGVKINIIDTPGHADFGGEVERVLKMADGVLLLVDALEGPMPQTRFVLGKAIALGLKPIVVVNKVDKDNCRPDEVQQDVYELMFNLDASDDQLNFETVFGSSKHGWMSSDWKTPTTDIKYLLDTILKEIPEPPYVAGTAQMQVASLDFSNYVGRIAIGRVFRGDINVGMDYTLCKRDGKVKKVRVKELYVFEGLGRIKTDSVRCGDLCAVIGLEDFEIGDTLADLLAPEALQRIEVDEPTMSMVFTINNSPLFGKEGKFVTSRHLRTRLMRETEKNLALKVEDTKSEDTFNVFGRGILHLSILIETMRREGYEFQVGKPKVILKEIDGVKSEPYETLTIDVPPEYSGKAIELVTQRKGEMIIIEPKGDLTHLEFDIPSRGLIGLRNNMLTATAGEAVMHHRFRAYDKYKGDELMPKENGSLISLDMGMATGHAIDRLQDRGRFYIDPGEQVYRGQVIGESTRLGDLEVNIVKGKKLTNMRASGSDESLRIAPKLRFSLEEAMEQIKDDEYLEITPINLRMRKMPSYKFA from the coding sequence ATGCAATTAATAAGAAATATTGCGATCATTGCACATGTTGATCATGGGAAAACAACTCTGGTTGACCGTATTATACAGGAATGCCAGGTTCTTGACCAGAGGAAGGAGCAGGGTGATCTAATTCTTGACAGTAACGATCTCGAGCGCGAAAGAGGAATAACTATCCTCTCAAAAAACGTCTCGGCTAACTATAAAGGTGTAAAAATAAACATTATTGATACACCCGGACACGCTGATTTCGGCGGTGAAGTTGAAAGGGTTCTTAAAATGGCTGACGGTGTCTTACTCCTCGTTGATGCCCTCGAAGGACCTATGCCTCAAACTCGTTTTGTACTTGGTAAGGCAATTGCACTCGGACTGAAACCAATCGTCGTTGTTAATAAGGTAGATAAAGACAACTGCAGACCCGATGAGGTTCAGCAGGATGTTTATGAGCTTATGTTCAACCTCGATGCTTCTGATGATCAGCTCAATTTCGAAACTGTCTTCGGTTCTTCCAAGCATGGCTGGATGAGCAGCGACTGGAAAACTCCGACTACAGATATAAAGTATCTTCTCGATACCATTCTGAAGGAGATACCTGAACCTCCATATGTTGCAGGTACAGCCCAGATGCAGGTGGCATCTCTTGATTTCTCCAATTATGTCGGAAGGATTGCTATCGGACGTGTATTCAGGGGAGATATTAATGTGGGGATGGATTATACCCTTTGCAAGAGAGATGGCAAAGTTAAGAAAGTAAGGGTAAAAGAATTATATGTCTTCGAAGGTCTGGGCAGAATCAAAACTGATTCTGTCAGATGCGGAGACCTTTGTGCTGTAATCGGACTGGAAGATTTTGAGATTGGCGATACACTTGCCGATCTTCTCGCACCTGAAGCTCTGCAGCGAATTGAGGTTGATGAACCTACAATGAGTATGGTTTTTACAATCAACAACTCTCCGCTTTTCGGAAAGGAAGGTAAGTTCGTTACTTCACGCCATCTGAGGACCAGACTGATGAGGGAAACAGAAAAAAATCTTGCACTTAAAGTTGAGGATACAAAATCAGAAGACACTTTTAATGTTTTTGGCAGGGGGATACTGCATCTTTCTATTCTTATTGAGACTATGAGACGCGAAGGATACGAGTTCCAGGTAGGAAAACCTAAAGTCATTCTGAAAGAAATTGATGGTGTAAAATCCGAACCTTACGAGACATTAACTATTGACGTGCCACCTGAATATTCGGGGAAAGCTATTGAACTGGTTACCCAGAGAAAAGGGGAGATGATAATAATTGAACCTAAAGGTGACCTTACGCATCTTGAATTTGACATACCATCAAGAGGATTAATAGGATTAAGAAATAACATGCTTACGGCCACCGCCGGTGAAGCTGTTATGCATCACAGGTTTAGAGCATACGACAAATACAAGGGAGATGAACTAATGCCTAAAGAAAACGGTTCTCTTATTTCTCTCGATATGGGCATGGCAACAGGACATGCCATTGACCGTCTTCAGGACAGAGGAAGATTCTATATTGATCCGGGAGAACAGGTATACCGCGGACAGGTTATCGGGGAAAGCACGAGACTTGGAGATCTTGAGGTGAATATTGTCAAGGGGAAAAAGCTTACAAATATGAGAGCTTCGGGATCAGATGAGAGTCTCAGGATTGCTCCGAAACTCAGATTCTCGCTCGAGGAAGCAATGGAGCAGATCAAAGATGATGAGTATCTTGAAATTACTCCTATTAACCTGAGAATGAGAAAAATGCCTTCATATAAGTTCGCCTGA
- a CDS encoding AhpC/TSA family protein, giving the protein MKIRKMLLLLLIATSSISAAYGQEIPYSRFGMETKDAHIPEGLKPGDKAPFFTGYDQFGKTVDLNKLLAKGPIVLFFYRGKWCPVCSRYLNNYQDSLNIITDQGFNVVAITPESIENVEQTIKLHKITFTVIYDCQEKIMDDYKVMFAVTKAYQDKILSATSVDIAENNLHSPAHLPVPATYIINRQGIITAVQFDPDYQNRASVKWMLKNLGGAL; this is encoded by the coding sequence ATGAAGATAAGAAAAATGCTTTTGTTATTGCTTATTGCAACTAGTTCCATATCTGCTGCTTATGGACAGGAGATTCCTTATTCCAGGTTTGGTATGGAAACTAAGGATGCACATATACCCGAAGGTCTTAAACCAGGTGATAAAGCACCATTCTTTACTGGTTATGATCAGTTTGGTAAAACAGTTGATTTGAATAAACTCCTGGCGAAAGGACCCATAGTATTATTCTTTTACAGAGGAAAATGGTGTCCCGTATGCAGCAGGTATCTGAACAATTACCAGGATTCTCTGAACATTATAACTGACCAGGGATTCAATGTAGTAGCTATAACTCCGGAGTCGATTGAGAATGTTGAACAAACAATCAAATTACATAAGATCACTTTTACAGTTATATATGATTGTCAGGAAAAGATTATGGATGACTATAAAGTGATGTTTGCTGTCACCAAAGCATACCAGGATAAGATATTATCTGCTACCTCTGTTGATATAGCTGAAAATAACCTTCATAGTCCAGCTCACCTACCGGTGCCTGCTACATATATAATTAATCGTCAGGGTATTATAACTGCAGTTCAATTCGATCCTGATTATCAGAACAGGGCATCGGTAAAATGGATGCTTAAAAATCTGGGCGGAGCACTTTAA
- a CDS encoding DUF2461 domain-containing protein: METINKSTIDYLKAIGKNNNRDWFLKNKAQYNEARGNFESFVQSLLDEIIVFEPIMKGLEVKSCVYRFNRDIRFSNDKSPYKTHFGAFMVRGGKKNGDKLAGYYFHIEPGKSIIAGGAYMPPAPWLSAIREKIDEDPSKIRAIIKNKDFIKYFGKIDGEKLKKAPKGYPTDHPDIELLKFKSYLVFNEVKDDFVVSNDLFDYTVKAFKAMKPLNDFLNDY; encoded by the coding sequence ATGGAGACAATTAATAAATCAACAATCGACTATCTGAAAGCGATTGGAAAGAATAATAACCGTGACTGGTTTTTGAAGAACAAAGCGCAGTATAATGAAGCAAGAGGAAACTTTGAATCATTCGTGCAAAGTCTTCTGGATGAAATAATTGTTTTTGAACCGATTATGAAAGGTCTTGAAGTCAAGAGTTGTGTATACAGGTTCAACCGGGATATTCGTTTCTCTAATGATAAATCACCTTATAAAACTCATTTCGGAGCTTTTATGGTGAGAGGTGGCAAGAAAAACGGTGATAAACTAGCAGGTTACTATTTTCATATTGAACCTGGGAAAAGTATAATCGCAGGCGGGGCTTATATGCCGCCGGCCCCATGGTTGTCAGCAATACGGGAGAAAATTGATGAAGATCCTTCCAAAATCAGGGCGATTATTAAAAATAAAGATTTTATAAAGTATTTTGGGAAAATAGATGGTGAAAAATTAAAAAAAGCACCAAAAGGCTACCCCACAGATCATCCTGATATAGAACTACTTAAATTTAAAAGCTACCTTGTATTTAACGAGGTAAAAGACGACTTTGTGGTAAGCAATGATTTATTTGATTATACTGTAAAGGCGTTTAAAGCAATGAAACCACTCAATGATTTTCTGAATGATTATTAA